A single window of Pseudomonas benzenivorans DNA harbors:
- the asd gene encoding archaetidylserine decarboxylase (Phosphatidylserine decarboxylase is synthesized as a single chain precursor. Generation of the pyruvoyl active site from a Ser is coupled to cleavage of a Gly-Ser bond between the larger (beta) and smaller (alpha chains). It is an integral membrane protein.) produces MKQRLFILSQYLLPHHLLSRLIGFAAECRAPWFKNRLIDWFIKRYQVDMSEAQTEQGSAFEHFNAFFTRALKDGVRPLDDSPDAVLCPADGAISQLGRIEHGRIFQAKGHSFSAVELLGGDAQRAAPFMGGEFATVYLSPKDYHRVHMPLAGTLRVMIYVPGRLFSVNQTTAENVPELFARNERVVCLFDTERGPMAVVLVGAMIVASIETTWAGLVTPPKRTLKTFRYDAAARAPIALDKGAELGRFKLGSTAIVLFGANQVQWAEQLGADSKVRMGQRLGGKRDT; encoded by the coding sequence ATGAAACAGCGTCTATTTATCCTCAGCCAGTACCTGCTGCCCCATCACCTGCTGTCGCGGCTGATCGGCTTCGCAGCGGAGTGCCGCGCGCCCTGGTTCAAGAACCGCCTGATCGACTGGTTCATCAAGCGCTACCAGGTGGACATGAGCGAAGCGCAAACCGAGCAAGGCAGCGCCTTCGAGCACTTCAATGCCTTCTTCACCCGCGCCCTGAAGGACGGCGTCCGCCCGCTGGACGACAGCCCGGACGCGGTGCTGTGCCCCGCCGATGGAGCGATCAGCCAGCTGGGACGCATCGAACACGGGCGCATCTTCCAGGCCAAGGGCCACAGCTTCAGCGCGGTCGAACTGCTCGGCGGCGATGCGCAGCGCGCTGCGCCATTCATGGGCGGCGAGTTCGCCACCGTCTACCTCTCGCCCAAGGACTACCACCGCGTGCACATGCCCCTGGCCGGCACTCTGCGGGTAATGATCTACGTGCCGGGCCGGCTGTTCTCGGTCAACCAGACCACCGCGGAGAATGTTCCGGAGCTGTTCGCGCGCAACGAGCGGGTGGTTTGCCTGTTCGACACCGAGCGCGGCCCCATGGCCGTGGTGCTGGTCGGGGCGATGATCGTGGCCTCGATCGAAACCACCTGGGCCGGGCTGGTCACCCCCCCCAAGCGCACGCTCAAGACCTTCCGCTACGATGCAGCGGCCCGCGCGCCGATCGCCCTGGACAAAGGCGCCGAACTCGGCCGCTTCAAACTGGGCTCCACCGCCATCGTCCTGTTCGGCGCGAATCAGGTGCAGTGGGCCGAGCAGCTTGGCGCCGACAGCAAAGTGCGGATGGGCCAGCGACTCGGCGGCAAGCGCGACACCTGA
- a CDS encoding molecular chaperone: protein MDKQSPHQLLRVPTPNKQGLSFCDASPRDLKRWIGGLPKANIGETARQLYQALVELNQLLASTDARLQLLELLRPEVYYVCKHLERHFLNQAIVLDERPRKVANLCQALQNHLAVGYKLVISQLAPQSGREIAQPLTLALQRATHSLCAPLIRTSQLYCPVPEGLWLELHQLYQIALERNLHRVAVGDPLASHTKGLSIEQNYLVALMLGSARCNQMRQNSIARLAEVLEPWSALVRLQPGDAPASLFAVAPLQDGPPRYSSLFQPRERQQALGIDPSPLVDAIKEYLLLPAEDRASARLLVPEGFSQDLLQHLSSAWGDIAERTFQRTPGQGALTLCIGMSALHFFLSNRRPFSQMLQSPSASSSAVFKPSSGAPDVWSKAFDAQQATNWEHGLPFEEIEYSKPPSKTAQGGQHATAESEEGYPTYALPIVNHSPGGYCLSWPKEVPGQLQAGELLGMQDSPTQGWSVAVVRWIRQVRGGGTQMGIELIAPHAQACGLQLVRKAEQSSQYLRALLLPEISAISRPATLITPRLPFQEGNKVMINISGTERRAVLSRRQTSTGSFSQFEYRSLDQPGNAPGKPVTSPGTRSADGEEDFDSLWKSL from the coding sequence ATGGATAAACAGAGCCCTCACCAGCTGCTCCGCGTCCCCACACCCAACAAGCAGGGCCTGTCCTTCTGCGATGCCAGCCCGCGCGACCTCAAGCGCTGGATCGGTGGCTTGCCCAAGGCCAACATCGGAGAAACGGCCCGCCAGTTGTACCAGGCCCTGGTCGAACTCAATCAACTGCTGGCGTCCACGGACGCGCGCCTGCAACTGCTGGAGCTGCTGAGGCCCGAGGTGTATTACGTCTGCAAGCACCTGGAGCGGCACTTCCTTAACCAAGCCATCGTCCTCGACGAACGCCCGCGCAAGGTCGCCAACCTCTGCCAGGCCCTGCAGAACCACCTGGCGGTCGGCTACAAGCTGGTCATCTCCCAACTGGCGCCGCAGTCCGGGCGCGAGATTGCCCAGCCGCTGACACTGGCGCTGCAGCGCGCGACCCACAGCCTGTGCGCGCCGCTGATTCGCACCAGCCAACTCTATTGCCCGGTACCCGAAGGCCTGTGGCTGGAGCTGCACCAGCTCTACCAGATCGCCCTCGAGCGCAACCTTCATCGCGTGGCAGTCGGCGACCCCCTGGCCTCCCATACCAAAGGGCTGAGCATCGAGCAGAACTATCTGGTGGCGCTGATGCTCGGCAGTGCACGCTGCAACCAGATGCGCCAGAACAGCATCGCACGCCTGGCCGAGGTCCTCGAACCCTGGAGCGCACTGGTTCGCCTGCAGCCGGGCGATGCGCCCGCCAGCCTGTTCGCCGTGGCACCTCTGCAGGACGGCCCGCCGCGTTACAGCTCGCTGTTCCAGCCCCGCGAGCGGCAGCAGGCGCTCGGCATCGACCCGAGCCCCCTGGTCGATGCCATCAAGGAATACCTGCTGCTGCCGGCCGAGGACCGCGCCAGTGCCCGTCTGCTGGTTCCCGAAGGTTTCAGCCAGGACCTGCTGCAGCACCTCAGCTCGGCCTGGGGCGATATCGCCGAGCGAACCTTTCAGCGCACCCCGGGCCAGGGCGCGCTGACCCTGTGCATCGGCATGAGCGCGCTGCATTTCTTCCTGTCCAACCGACGCCCCTTCAGCCAGATGCTGCAGTCGCCCAGCGCCAGCAGCTCCGCGGTCTTCAAGCCTAGCAGTGGCGCGCCCGACGTCTGGTCCAAGGCGTTCGACGCCCAGCAAGCGACCAACTGGGAGCACGGGCTGCCCTTCGAGGAGATCGAATACAGCAAGCCCCCCTCGAAAACCGCCCAGGGCGGTCAGCACGCGACCGCCGAGAGCGAAGAAGGCTACCCGACCTACGCGCTGCCGATAGTCAACCACAGCCCTGGCGGCTACTGCCTGTCCTGGCCGAAGGAGGTGCCCGGCCAGCTGCAAGCCGGCGAGCTGCTCGGCATGCAGGACAGCCCCACCCAGGGCTGGAGCGTCGCCGTGGTGCGCTGGATTCGCCAGGTACGCGGCGGCGGCACGCAGATGGGCATCGAGCTGATCGCGCCGCATGCCCAAGCCTGCGGCCTGCAACTGGTACGCAAGGCCGAGCAGAGCAGCCAGTACCTGCGAGCCTTGCTGCTGCCGGAAATCAGCGCGATCTCCCGCCCGGCGACGCTGATCACCCCGCGACTGCCCTTTCAGGAAGGCAACAAGGTGATGATCAACATCAGCGGTACCGAGCGCCGCGCCGTGCTCAGCCGCCGCCAGACCAGCACCGGCAGTTTCAGTCAGTTCGAGTACCGCAGCCTCGACCAACCCGGCAACGCCCCAGGGAAGCCCGTCACATCCCCGGGAACCCGCAGCGCAGATGGGGAGGAAGACTTTGACTCGCTCTGGAAGTCGCTGTAG